In Saccharicrinis fermentans DSM 9555 = JCM 21142, a genomic segment contains:
- a CDS encoding glycosyl hydrolase 115 family protein, translating into MKVCYYTIILLFALLSCKKQISHGYTTISAGEPLVIYVSEECDSLIHWAISDVAQSIEYATGSKWIIKEIKELSEVNTSDNNIIIGLFNDPIIQEAKVVDVQLWQDAWEQFLLQHSDNKLFIVGSDIRGTVYGIFEVAERMGISPWKWWADVVPLPQKIMSLELPAEGIIESPSVKYRGIFLNDEDWGLQPWAARTFEPETGDIGPKTYEKIFQLLLRLKANTIWPAMHHCTKPFFAIEGNAEMAKKYHIAIGSSHAEPMLRNNVREWNMSKDGRFNYFTNRRNVQEYWQDRVSETKDAGMECLYTMGMRGIHDSKMEGASNRAEMVQILDTILKDQRDILSSTLKASIENIPQVLVPYKEVLDLYNAGLNVPEDITLMWCDDNYGYIRRLSDEEEQKRKGRAGVYYHLSYWGRPHDYLWLSTTQPGLIWYEMSKAYQNGADEMWIANVGDMKPNEYNMEFFLDLAWDINGVNSMNIKEHLRNFYSREFGVNNGALIANLMDEYYRLAFLRKPEYMGWSQTEPTTITRESDFNQFSNGNEVQRRIDYYKDLVDQMNKVKVGVDSRLQDSFFQLVEYPVCGAAAMNFKFMFAQMAYNAQTYKDKCTFNEGVKQAYADIDSLTMRYNTSISNGKWKYMMDSKPRSLPVFQLPDYHMARVDSLEKRALPEEAVIFIQAKDFKQAKGFENFQWEVIHGLGYSNASVTLYPFVQKYFAEDRPCVSYRFHTKERGKYEVEIRCLPTHSIHFDHELGVSLDNRAYQNFKLNTKGRSLEWKNNVLRNFKSVKYMVQIDQPGEHELSLSVNQTGIVIDQIAIGLVGHHRFYEIPK; encoded by the coding sequence TAAGGAAATAAAAGAACTTTCAGAAGTCAATACTTCAGATAATAATATAATAATAGGCTTGTTTAACGATCCTATAATTCAGGAAGCAAAGGTTGTTGATGTACAGTTATGGCAAGATGCATGGGAGCAATTTTTATTACAACATTCAGATAATAAATTATTTATTGTAGGAAGTGATATTAGAGGAACCGTTTATGGTATATTTGAAGTAGCAGAAAGAATGGGTATATCACCGTGGAAGTGGTGGGCAGATGTAGTACCATTACCACAAAAAATCATGTCTTTAGAACTGCCTGCTGAAGGTATTATAGAGTCTCCTTCCGTAAAATATCGGGGTATCTTTTTAAATGATGAAGATTGGGGTCTTCAACCATGGGCCGCCAGGACTTTTGAACCAGAAACAGGTGATATTGGTCCTAAAACGTATGAAAAAATATTTCAATTGTTACTTCGTTTAAAAGCCAACACTATTTGGCCTGCCATGCATCATTGTACAAAACCGTTTTTTGCAATAGAGGGAAATGCCGAAATGGCAAAGAAATATCACATTGCTATTGGTTCGAGCCATGCAGAACCAATGTTACGGAATAATGTGAGGGAATGGAATATGTCAAAAGATGGGAGGTTTAATTACTTTACCAACCGTAGAAATGTTCAGGAGTACTGGCAAGATCGGGTTTCTGAAACAAAAGATGCTGGTATGGAATGTTTGTATACTATGGGGATGCGTGGAATACACGATTCAAAAATGGAAGGTGCGTCCAATAGGGCTGAAATGGTTCAAATATTGGATACTATTCTGAAGGATCAACGTGATATATTATCGTCAACGCTGAAAGCATCAATAGAAAATATTCCACAGGTATTGGTGCCTTATAAGGAAGTGCTGGACTTATATAATGCCGGATTAAATGTGCCGGAAGATATAACGTTGATGTGGTGTGATGATAATTATGGCTATATCCGTAGGTTAAGTGATGAAGAGGAGCAAAAAAGAAAAGGGAGGGCCGGTGTTTATTACCATCTGAGTTATTGGGGAAGGCCTCATGATTACCTTTGGTTAAGTACAACACAGCCCGGTTTGATTTGGTATGAAATGTCTAAAGCGTACCAAAATGGGGCCGATGAAATGTGGATCGCGAATGTGGGAGATATGAAGCCTAACGAATATAATATGGAGTTCTTCCTGGACTTGGCCTGGGATATAAATGGCGTGAATTCAATGAATATAAAAGAGCATCTACGTAATTTTTATTCACGTGAGTTTGGTGTAAATAATGGAGCTTTGATAGCAAATTTGATGGACGAGTATTATCGGCTTGCTTTTTTGAGGAAACCGGAGTACATGGGTTGGAGTCAAACAGAACCTACAACGATTACCAGAGAATCGGATTTTAATCAGTTTTCAAATGGAAATGAAGTCCAACGAAGAATTGATTATTATAAGGATCTAGTGGATCAAATGAATAAAGTAAAAGTAGGGGTGGATTCCAGATTACAAGATTCTTTTTTTCAGTTGGTTGAATATCCTGTTTGTGGAGCTGCTGCTATGAATTTTAAGTTTATGTTTGCACAAATGGCCTATAATGCCCAAACATATAAGGATAAATGCACATTTAATGAGGGTGTTAAACAAGCCTATGCGGATATAGACTCTTTAACCATGCGATATAACACAAGTATTAGCAATGGTAAATGGAAGTATATGATGGATAGTAAGCCGCGTAGTCTTCCTGTTTTTCAGCTACCTGATTATCATATGGCTAGGGTGGATTCTTTGGAAAAAAGAGCTCTCCCAGAGGAAGCGGTGATTTTTATTCAAGCAAAAGATTTTAAACAAGCGAAGGGTTTTGAAAACTTTCAATGGGAGGTGATTCATGGTCTGGGATACAGTAACGCTTCTGTAACACTATATCCTTTTGTTCAAAAGTATTTTGCGGAGGATAGGCCTTGTGTTTCGTATCGTTTTCACACCAAAGAGAGGGGTAAATATGAGGTTGAGATAAGATGTTTGCCTACGCACTCTATTCATTTTGATCACGAATTGGGGGTTTCTTTGGATAATAGGGCGTATCAGAATTTTAAATTGAACACCAAGGGGAGAAGTCTGGAGTGGAAAAATAATGTCCTGAGAAATTTTAAGTCGGTAAAATATATGGTGCAGATAGATCAACCGGGGGAGCATGAGTTGAGTTTGTCGGTAAATCAAACCGGCATTGTAATTGATCAAATAGCAATTGGTTTGGTAGGTCATCATCGCTTTTATGAAATACCTAAATAG
- a CDS encoding glycoside hydrolase family 28 protein, translating into MKTMLLLLLTIHLTCAYTQNSETIPHFEWMDQVGAHSQPNNKQTFLVNDFGAIGDAITMNTQAIQNAINQAEKAGGGTVTFQSGIYLSGSLFIGDNINFHIPKGTMIIGSQDLKDYKCIDTRVAGIEMNWPAALINIIGKKNAAITGDGVIHGKGKVFWDKYWSMRKEYEAKQLRWIVDYDCDRPRGILISDSENITVDGIVLYQPGFWSLHILYSKYVTVNDITISNNIEGHGPSTDGIDIDSSSFILVQNSTINCNDDNICLKAGRDADGLKVNRPCEYIVIRNCTAGLGAGLFTCGSETSGDIKHVVAYNLIAQGTTFGLRFKSTTQRGGNIEDIHLANITMQDVKYPLSVDLNWNPAYSNSLLPESYNNKEIPAHWLKMLEKVDPQQGMPKFKNIHFSHIKCTNAESCITIEGIKKSTIDHFSFNHVSIQGKKAGHIKYAKNWICNNLQIISDEVMILKNNKKVNLFHNEEPYPFK; encoded by the coding sequence ATGAAAACAATGCTATTATTACTTCTAACCATACATCTTACGTGTGCTTACACGCAAAACAGCGAAACAATACCTCATTTCGAATGGATGGATCAGGTGGGCGCGCACAGTCAACCAAACAATAAGCAAACCTTTTTAGTTAACGACTTTGGTGCTATTGGCGATGCCATAACAATGAACACCCAAGCCATACAAAACGCCATTAACCAAGCAGAAAAAGCAGGAGGAGGCACTGTTACCTTTCAGTCGGGAATCTATTTGAGCGGCTCACTTTTTATTGGTGACAACATCAATTTTCACATCCCCAAAGGAACCATGATTATTGGAAGTCAAGACCTGAAAGACTACAAATGTATTGACACGCGCGTGGCAGGCATAGAAATGAATTGGCCCGCTGCATTGATCAATATTATAGGAAAAAAAAATGCTGCAATTACCGGAGATGGTGTAATACATGGAAAAGGAAAGGTTTTTTGGGACAAATACTGGTCCATGCGTAAGGAATATGAAGCCAAACAATTGCGCTGGATTGTTGACTATGATTGTGACCGACCAAGAGGAATCTTGATTTCCGATTCCGAAAACATTACTGTAGATGGCATCGTACTATACCAACCTGGCTTTTGGAGTTTACATATACTATACTCAAAATACGTTACCGTAAATGACATTACCATTAGCAACAATATCGAAGGTCATGGCCCCAGCACAGACGGAATAGACATTGACTCATCTTCATTTATCCTGGTTCAAAACAGTACCATCAACTGCAATGATGATAATATTTGCTTAAAAGCCGGCAGAGATGCTGATGGACTAAAAGTTAACCGGCCCTGTGAGTATATTGTTATTAGAAATTGCACCGCTGGCCTTGGGGCTGGACTTTTTACCTGTGGAAGTGAAACCTCAGGAGATATAAAACACGTTGTGGCGTATAATTTAATAGCCCAAGGCACTACCTTTGGTTTAAGATTTAAGAGCACTACCCAACGCGGAGGAAATATTGAAGACATACATTTGGCGAACATTACAATGCAAGATGTCAAATATCCACTTAGTGTAGACTTGAACTGGAACCCGGCCTACAGTAACTCATTGTTACCAGAAAGTTATAATAATAAAGAAATACCAGCGCATTGGTTAAAAATGCTAGAGAAAGTGGATCCCCAACAAGGGATGCCTAAGTTTAAAAATATTCATTTCTCCCATATCAAATGTACCAATGCAGAATCCTGTATAACGATTGAAGGCATAAAAAAAAGCACCATTGACCATTTTAGTTTTAATCACGTAAGCATTCAAGGAAAAAAAGCCGGACATATAAAATATGCTAAAAACTGGATCTGTAACAACTTGCAGATAATTTCAGATGAAGTCATGATCTTAAAGAATAACAAAAAAGTAAACTTATTTCATAACGAAGAACCATACCCATTTAAATAA
- a CDS encoding glycoside hydrolase family 2 protein: MMKHNLLIILLLSSLSLCAQETERQYLSGTGLGHTITWDFFCSDGQNSQKWSKIEVPSQWELEGFGEYTYGRWYKKEGVQPSKEVGTYKYSFKVPKTWETKQISIIFEGAMTDTEVFINGTKAGETHQGGFYRFSYDITKIIIPGTNNELKVIVHKHSENNSVNNAERKADWWTFGGIYRPVYLEANPPMAITHVAVDAKADGVLNADIDLSQEAYSNRLLASIEPLTGEGHFDTKTIKINNKNTKQHIHLNWDGVKNWNPENPQLYHLTLKLTNNRDSILHIWTSRIGFRTVEFKKKDGIYVNGTKIVMKGINRHSFHPDGGRTTNPKISKDDVLLMKEMNINAVRFHYPPDQHFLNMCDSIGLFVIDELAGWQNCYDSQVGHKLQKEMLTRDVNHPSIVLWSNGNEGGWNYELDQHFADYDPQNRHVIHAWADFNDIDTHHYPTYLTGVARFTNGYKVFMPTEFMHGMYDQGHGAGLEDFWLNWTAHPLFAGAFMWAFNDCAVKRTDKNGILDSDDYRAPDGIVGPYREKEGSVFTVREVWAPIQFKQLYITPSFKGNFLISNTYLYTNLKDCNMKYRLYKIDSPLRGSKKKILKEGSVSLPPLNPGETGTAKMELPRDFFEGDVLELEAYDHHNKPICTWTWPIKYANEYYLSQQSNKKNNGKVKIRETNNSTTLETNNVSVTFNTLNGEITQVKNTKGTIPFNNGPVAVGMKIKYVECYHKNTGNTALFVAKYLGGIDSIVWTLNADGLLSMDAVMLNRTRGGAGFDDAFTDNKINHFGLTFSYPEKMVQGMEWFGRGPYRVWKNRIKGTNYNLWQKNYNNTTTGESEYGLTYPEFKGYHANLYWATIQSDQAPFHVYAKSDGIFLRLLTPEEPKGRMQGRRTMPSFPSGDISFLYDIPAIQSFKSVADQGPHSQPGNIRIKVGDEGVKMKLMFDFR, from the coding sequence ATGATGAAACATAACTTACTTATCATCCTTCTCCTCTCGAGCCTCTCCTTATGCGCTCAAGAAACAGAGAGACAATATCTTTCCGGAACAGGCTTAGGCCACACTATTACCTGGGATTTCTTTTGTTCTGACGGTCAGAACAGTCAAAAATGGAGTAAAATAGAAGTCCCTTCACAATGGGAACTAGAAGGATTTGGAGAATACACTTACGGCAGGTGGTATAAAAAAGAAGGTGTCCAACCTTCCAAAGAAGTTGGAACATACAAATATTCATTCAAAGTACCTAAAACATGGGAAACCAAACAAATATCTATTATTTTTGAAGGTGCCATGACAGATACAGAAGTATTCATCAATGGAACCAAAGCAGGAGAAACACATCAGGGAGGCTTCTATCGGTTTTCGTATGATATCACAAAAATAATAATTCCAGGAACGAACAATGAACTCAAAGTAATTGTACATAAACATTCCGAAAACAACAGTGTCAACAATGCAGAACGCAAAGCTGATTGGTGGACTTTTGGAGGGATTTACCGCCCGGTTTACCTAGAAGCAAATCCACCCATGGCCATCACGCATGTTGCCGTTGACGCAAAAGCCGATGGAGTATTAAATGCAGACATTGACTTATCTCAAGAAGCCTATTCCAATCGGTTGCTAGCATCCATAGAGCCATTAACTGGCGAAGGACATTTTGATACAAAAACAATCAAGATCAACAATAAAAATACAAAACAGCATATCCACTTAAACTGGGATGGTGTTAAAAACTGGAACCCGGAGAATCCTCAACTGTACCATTTAACACTGAAGCTAACCAACAATAGAGACAGCATATTACATATCTGGACATCCAGAATTGGCTTTAGAACAGTAGAATTCAAAAAGAAAGATGGTATCTATGTAAACGGCACCAAAATAGTTATGAAAGGTATCAACCGCCACTCATTTCACCCCGATGGAGGACGTACCACCAACCCAAAGATCAGCAAGGATGACGTTTTACTCATGAAAGAAATGAACATCAATGCCGTCCGCTTTCACTACCCACCAGATCAGCACTTTTTAAACATGTGCGATTCCATTGGATTATTTGTAATTGATGAATTAGCTGGTTGGCAAAATTGTTATGACTCGCAGGTAGGACATAAGCTACAAAAAGAAATGCTGACAAGGGATGTCAATCATCCAAGTATCGTATTATGGAGTAATGGTAACGAAGGAGGCTGGAACTATGAGTTAGATCAACACTTTGCAGATTACGACCCCCAAAATAGACACGTCATACATGCGTGGGCTGACTTTAATGACATTGATACACACCACTACCCTACTTACTTAACCGGAGTAGCACGATTTACCAATGGCTACAAAGTATTTATGCCCACTGAATTTATGCATGGCATGTACGACCAAGGACACGGTGCAGGACTCGAAGACTTCTGGCTAAACTGGACAGCACACCCCTTATTCGCAGGAGCCTTTATGTGGGCATTCAACGATTGTGCGGTAAAACGAACCGATAAAAATGGCATCCTGGATTCAGATGACTATAGAGCTCCCGATGGGATAGTGGGCCCTTATCGTGAAAAAGAAGGTAGTGTGTTTACCGTTCGCGAAGTGTGGGCTCCTATTCAATTCAAACAGCTGTATATCACTCCTTCATTTAAAGGTAACTTTTTAATCTCCAACACCTATCTATATACCAACCTGAAGGACTGCAACATGAAATACCGCCTTTACAAAATTGACTCTCCTCTTCGAGGAAGTAAAAAAAAGATCTTAAAAGAAGGATCCGTATCTCTTCCCCCATTAAACCCTGGCGAAACCGGCACAGCAAAAATGGAATTACCTCGTGACTTTTTTGAAGGTGATGTACTCGAACTGGAAGCCTACGATCATCACAACAAACCAATTTGTACATGGACCTGGCCTATAAAATATGCTAATGAATACTATTTATCACAACAGTCCAACAAAAAAAACAATGGAAAAGTAAAAATACGAGAAACAAACAACTCCACAACACTGGAGACTAACAATGTAAGTGTTACCTTTAATACCCTAAACGGTGAAATCACTCAAGTAAAAAACACAAAAGGAACAATCCCTTTTAACAATGGCCCAGTGGCAGTTGGCATGAAAATAAAATATGTAGAATGTTATCACAAAAACACTGGTAATACAGCTCTATTCGTTGCCAAATACCTGGGAGGAATAGACTCTATTGTATGGACCTTGAACGCAGATGGTCTTTTAAGTATGGATGCCGTTATGCTCAATAGAACCCGAGGAGGAGCAGGCTTTGATGATGCCTTTACGGATAACAAAATCAATCATTTTGGACTCACTTTTTCTTATCCGGAAAAAATGGTTCAAGGAATGGAGTGGTTTGGCCGCGGTCCCTATCGCGTATGGAAAAACCGAATAAAAGGAACAAATTACAATCTTTGGCAAAAGAATTACAACAACACCACTACCGGCGAAAGTGAATATGGCCTCACCTACCCTGAATTTAAAGGTTATCATGCGAATCTATATTGGGCTACTATCCAGTCCGATCAAGCCCCTTTTCATGTTTACGCCAAAAGTGATGGCATATTCTTACGACTATTAACCCCCGAGGAACCAAAGGGTAGAATGCAAGGACGGCGAACCATGCCTTCTTTCCCATCTGGTGACATATCCTTTTTATACGATATACCCGCCATACAATCCTTTAAATCTGTTGCGGATCAAGGACCACACAGTCAGCCAGGCAACATCAGAATAAAAGTAGGAGACGAAGGAGTAAAAATGAAGTTAATGTTTGATTTCAGATAA